In Mixophyes fleayi isolate aMixFle1 chromosome 4, aMixFle1.hap1, whole genome shotgun sequence, the following proteins share a genomic window:
- the LOC142151015 gene encoding uncharacterized protein LOC142151015 produces the protein MSELVVHQRIHTGEKTFKCSECSQCFAQKSHLVKHQQIHAGEKPFNECSKCFTLKSNLVRHHKIHTGEQPFKCSECSKCFTRKSILVKHQQIHTGEKPFQCSECSKCFAQKSNLVAHHNIHTGEKPFKCSECSKCFSHKSELVAHQRIHTGEKPFKCSECSKCFTQTSHLERHRTIHTGEKPFQCSECSKCFALNSYLKKHHKIHTGEKPFKCSECRKCFTLKSHLVSHQKIHVPIIPNTTLEEKLANCP, from the coding sequence ATGTCAgaacttgttgtacatcagaggattcacacaggagaaaaaacatttaaatgctctgaatgtagccagTGTTTTGCCCAAAAGTCACATCTTGTAAAACACCAACAGATTCACGCAGGAGAAAAGCCATTTaatgaatgtagcaagtgttttaccctcaAGTCAAATCTTGTAAGACATCATAAGATTCACACAGGCGAgcaaccatttaaatgctctgaatgtagcaagtgttttacccgcAAGTCAATTCTTGTAAAACATCAacagattcacacaggagaaaagccatttcaatgctctgaatgtagcaagtgttttgccCAAAAGTCAAATCTTGTAGCACATCATAatattcacacaggagaaaagccatttaaatgctctgaatgtagcaagtgttttagccaTAAGTCAGAACTcgttgcacatcagaggattcacacaggagaaaaaccatttaaatgctctgaatgtagcaagtgttttacccaaacgTCACATCTTGAAAGACATCGTAcgattcacacaggggagaagccatttcaatgctctgaatgcagcaagtgttttgcCCTCAATTCATATCTTAAAAAACATCataagattcacacaggagaaaagccatttaaatgctctgaatgtaggaaGTGTTTTACCCTCAAGTCACATCTTGTATCACATCAGAAGATTCATGTTCCAATAATACCTAATACTACACTGGAGGAGAAATTAGCAAATTGTCCATAG